In one window of Poriferisphaera corsica DNA:
- a CDS encoding CvpA family protein — translation MLLVLNILLIIFIIGMVYMWAVQGFFSALIHLSVTIVAGTLAFAMWEPVSGLLMAWKPAIAMSVGLLVPFGVLLLVLRMVMDKLIKKNMQFQQMISGIGGGACGLVSGVLTAGILVMGLGLLPTGYTTLGYQAWTATSGGKVVEDDAKLWVGVDEYAYNVFSFLSRGSFAPTLNRGVNLSTARPELPKMIVINRQSADERASLVARPQEVRVGKVYERPADNTGLSTAVELAIGESLNATGHRLVVVDTKWTQERSGGAYDGDDTFRVSASQVRLITSKGLYGPKAFSKAQGDQRIMTKFARRTDQAWGSDAEDTIAWVFVVPTNEAVKFMQVRNLRFELPKQNAWEEDVDVVAEAVGVLSEADAKAAADAAAEESSNEVGDREGTRSNASGNWVEVTNKLPRSVSKNFARNLSVQGSAITSGYAEVDQKGSVSSRTKIDTFYVPSHQAMIRIEMTPDRANSFFGQAMASASALGMVGVKDDKGSTMPAVGFVLQRGSHVTIAAKRIRSAKELPVNQMEEGDKLYVYFKVNRDRTIKELIVGGSSQDMNVVIPASGK, via the coding sequence ATGCTACTTGTATTGAACATACTTTTGATCATCTTTATCATCGGGATGGTTTATATGTGGGCTGTGCAGGGATTTTTCTCAGCGTTGATCCACTTGAGTGTGACGATTGTGGCGGGAACGCTGGCATTTGCGATGTGGGAGCCGGTGTCGGGATTGCTGATGGCGTGGAAGCCTGCGATTGCGATGAGTGTGGGCTTGCTGGTGCCGTTTGGTGTGCTGCTGCTCGTGCTGCGAATGGTGATGGATAAACTGATCAAGAAAAACATGCAGTTTCAGCAGATGATAAGTGGTATAGGTGGTGGAGCATGTGGTTTGGTGAGTGGCGTTTTGACTGCAGGTATTTTGGTCATGGGCTTGGGGTTGTTGCCAACGGGCTATACAACGCTGGGATACCAGGCTTGGACGGCTACGAGTGGCGGTAAGGTTGTCGAAGATGATGCGAAGTTGTGGGTTGGGGTAGACGAATATGCGTATAACGTATTTAGCTTTTTGTCACGCGGTTCGTTTGCACCGACGCTTAATCGTGGTGTGAACTTGTCGACTGCACGGCCAGAGTTGCCGAAGATGATTGTTATCAATCGTCAGAGTGCTGATGAGCGTGCGTCATTGGTTGCTAGGCCACAGGAAGTTCGAGTTGGTAAGGTTTATGAACGTCCGGCAGACAATACCGGGCTGAGCACGGCTGTTGAGTTGGCGATTGGTGAATCGTTGAATGCAACGGGTCATCGTTTGGTTGTGGTGGATACGAAATGGACACAAGAGAGGTCGGGTGGTGCTTATGATGGTGACGATACGTTCCGCGTGTCTGCGTCGCAGGTGAGATTGATCACGTCGAAGGGCTTGTATGGGCCGAAGGCGTTTTCGAAAGCTCAGGGCGATCAGCGGATCATGACGAAGTTTGCACGTCGTACTGACCAGGCATGGGGCTCAGATGCTGAGGACACGATTGCTTGGGTGTTTGTTGTGCCGACGAATGAAGCGGTGAAGTTTATGCAGGTTAGAAATCTGCGTTTTGAATTGCCTAAACAGAACGCATGGGAAGAGGATGTGGATGTGGTCGCTGAGGCGGTTGGCGTGTTGTCTGAGGCGGATGCGAAGGCTGCTGCGGATGCCGCTGCAGAGGAGAGCAGTAACGAAGTTGGTGACCGTGAAGGTACTCGTTCGAATGCGTCAGGTAATTGGGTTGAGGTGACGAACAAGTTGCCAAGATCTGTGAGTAAGAATTTTGCTCGTAACTTATCTGTACAGGGCAGTGCGATTACCAGTGGGTATGCAGAGGTTGATCAGAAGGGTTCAGTTAGTTCACGAACCAAGATTGACACCTTCTATGTGCCAAGCCATCAGGCGATGATTCGAATCGAGATGACACCAGATCGAGCGAATTCATTCTTTGGTCAGGCCATGGCGTCAGCGAGTGCATTGGGTATGGTTGGGGTGAAGGATGATAAGGGTAGTACGATGCCCGCAGTTGGTTTTGTGCTGCAAAGAGGCAGTCATGTGACGATCGCGGCGAAGCGAATTCGTTCTGCGAAAGAGCTGCCGGTGAATCAGATGGAAGAAGGCGATAAGCTTTATGTTTACTTTAAAGTGAATCGTGACCGTACGATTAAGGAATTGATCGTGGGTGGATCTTCACAGGATATGAATGTTGTGATACCGGCATCAGGTAAATAA
- a CDS encoding ATPase, T2SS/T4P/T4SS family yields the protein MINTLLQADNVFLMSLVNPVLFLVALGCWAWVVSSLDKDAEFYYLPRPWTNLFLIVTGAIGLGLMLLIPFFILGFILGLCPMAGGVMGYAYYRNTKVPEKDKWSLSMDTIRMHFEERAHAKAQKSATLSLIEKDGGHIEVPSRSDPRLEAHEALENVLDFAVPRRATQVDLVVDANKAAMVARIDGVKYPQPALEPQVALKLIDYVKEAAGMDVEERRKKQQGTLRFSLEDSGMHEVQLLTMGSTRGVSLTMTLDDSRATLPLDELGLIDTQAKQLHDAIDQEGRVIVVSTPPKMGSTTTLYSLTQIHDPYIQMVVTMEDQEIYEMEGVSHTEIPAEMTVEEFNHKLRAILRSDPNVVMINRIPAASTLGEIVDLTEDIRFYLGMAGTDTFSSLNSWIDQVGNKRKAADAIGGVVTQRLMRKLCETCRTAYTPDPAVLKKMNLPSNRVGKLYKASGQVVIKDKAQTCPMCHGIGYRGRIAVFEVMPIDDVARHHIAKGEMDKLKSHLRKQKMLYLQEAALAKVVEGVTDIKEVTRALSEKSGGVKRAARAKAKVSG from the coding sequence ATGATCAACACATTACTGCAAGCGGATAATGTCTTTTTGATGAGCTTGGTGAACCCGGTGCTATTTTTAGTGGCGTTGGGTTGCTGGGCGTGGGTCGTATCAAGCTTGGATAAGGACGCGGAGTTTTATTACTTGCCACGGCCTTGGACGAACCTGTTTTTGATAGTGACAGGTGCGATTGGTCTTGGCTTAATGCTGCTGATTCCGTTCTTTATTTTGGGCTTTATTTTAGGTCTTTGCCCGATGGCTGGCGGGGTTATGGGTTATGCGTATTACCGCAACACCAAGGTGCCTGAGAAGGATAAGTGGTCGTTGTCGATGGATACGATCCGGATGCATTTTGAAGAGCGGGCGCATGCGAAGGCACAGAAGTCTGCGACGTTGTCACTAATTGAAAAGGACGGGGGGCATATTGAAGTGCCGAGCCGTAGTGATCCGAGGCTTGAGGCGCATGAGGCGCTTGAGAATGTGTTGGATTTTGCGGTGCCACGTCGTGCGACGCAGGTTGATTTGGTGGTTGATGCGAATAAAGCTGCGATGGTGGCGCGGATTGACGGCGTGAAGTATCCGCAGCCGGCGCTTGAGCCACAGGTGGCGTTGAAATTGATTGATTATGTGAAGGAAGCTGCTGGCATGGACGTTGAAGAACGTCGTAAGAAACAGCAGGGAACTTTGCGGTTTAGTTTAGAAGATAGCGGCATGCATGAAGTTCAGCTGCTGACGATGGGTTCGACGCGTGGTGTGAGTTTGACGATGACGTTGGACGATAGCCGGGCGACGTTGCCGTTGGATGAACTGGGCTTGATCGACACGCAGGCGAAGCAGTTGCATGATGCGATTGACCAGGAAGGTCGCGTGATCGTGGTGTCAACGCCGCCGAAGATGGGATCGACGACGACTCTTTACAGCTTGACTCAGATACACGATCCGTACATCCAGATGGTTGTGACGATGGAGGATCAAGAGATCTACGAGATGGAAGGTGTGTCACATACGGAGATTCCGGCAGAGATGACGGTTGAAGAATTCAACCACAAGCTGCGTGCGATTCTGCGTAGTGACCCGAATGTTGTGATGATCAACCGTATTCCTGCGGCATCAACATTGGGCGAGATTGTCGATCTGACAGAAGATATTCGGTTCTATCTGGGCATGGCTGGGACGGATACGTTCTCGTCACTGAATAGCTGGATTGATCAGGTTGGCAACAAGCGTAAAGCGGCGGATGCGATTGGTGGTGTGGTGACGCAGCGTTTGATGCGTAAGTTGTGTGAAACATGTCGGACGGCGTACACGCCGGATCCGGCGGTTCTTAAGAAGATGAATTTGCCATCGAATCGCGTTGGTAAATTGTATAAAGCATCTGGTCAGGTTGTGATCAAGGATAAAGCGCAGACATGTCCAATGTGTCACGGTATTGGTTATCGTGGTCGGATTGCTGTGTTTGAAGTGATGCCGATTGATGATGTTGCGAGGCACCATATCGCGAAGGGCGAGATGGACAAGCTGAAGAGCCATTTGCGTAAACAGAAGATGCTGTATCTGCAAGAAGCGGCATTGGCGAAGGTTGTTGAAGGCGTGACAGACATTAAGGAAGTGACGCGAGCGTTGTCTGAAAAGAGTGGCGGCGTGAAACGTGCGGCACGAGCGAAGGCAAAAGTGAGTGGCTGA
- a CDS encoding type IV pilus twitching motility protein PilT, translating to MLLSEVMHAEEAVGADHVDDRRSMADTEFFKFFEAAVRFEASDLIMRAGQVPKLRLRGSLKNLDSPPIAIGDFERQVEASLSAKQWKHYADAGSIDLGVDFDIKNPKTSEFEVHRFRINIFRTRGLSGLAARRVNNTILNFEELHLPESVGDMCKLHQGLVLLAGVTGSGKSTTIAAMLDQINKERSCHILTIEDPIEYLFTDKKSIVNQREVGIDLPDFDTGLRALVRENPDVVLIGEMRDKETFESALRAAETGHLVFGTIHASSAAQAFGRIYDLFPQEEREAIRNLLAYQMQGFIYQKLLPTLLEDVQRVPAVEILLQSPPTRKYIIDGREDELPQVMKEFREAGMQTFTDSLIDLVEMEKIHPRVAQEVAPSPEEVKMRLRGINSK from the coding sequence ATGCTTTTGAGCGAAGTCATGCATGCCGAAGAAGCGGTGGGCGCGGATCACGTAGATGATCGTCGTTCGATGGCGGATACAGAGTTCTTTAAGTTCTTTGAGGCGGCTGTCCGCTTCGAAGCAAGTGACCTGATTATGCGCGCGGGGCAGGTGCCCAAGCTGCGGTTAAGAGGATCGTTGAAGAATCTGGATTCTCCGCCAATCGCGATCGGTGATTTTGAGCGACAGGTTGAGGCTTCTTTGAGCGCGAAGCAATGGAAGCATTATGCTGATGCTGGTTCGATTGACCTTGGTGTTGACTTTGATATTAAGAATCCGAAGACGAGTGAATTTGAGGTTCACCGTTTCCGAATCAACATATTCAGAACACGTGGCTTGAGCGGTTTGGCTGCTCGTCGCGTGAATAACACGATTTTAAATTTCGAAGAGCTGCATTTGCCAGAATCAGTTGGTGATATGTGTAAGTTGCACCAAGGTTTGGTGTTGCTTGCAGGTGTTACGGGTTCGGGTAAGAGTACGACGATTGCGGCGATGTTGGATCAGATCAATAAAGAGCGTTCTTGCCACATCTTGACGATCGAAGACCCGATTGAGTATTTGTTTACGGATAAGAAGTCGATTGTTAACCAGCGTGAAGTTGGGATTGACTTGCCGGACTTTGATACGGGTCTGAGAGCTTTGGTTCGTGAGAATCCGGATGTTGTGCTGATCGGTGAGATGCGTGATAAAGAAACGTTTGAGTCGGCGTTACGTGCGGCTGAAACGGGTCACTTGGTGTTTGGAACGATTCACGCTTCGAGTGCAGCTCAAGCGTTTGGTCGTATTTATGACCTGTTCCCACAGGAAGAGCGTGAGGCGATCCGAAACTTGTTGGCTTATCAGATGCAGGGCTTCATTTATCAGAAGCTGTTGCCGACGTTGCTGGAAGATGTGCAGCGTGTGCCGGCGGTTGAGATTTTGCTGCAGAGTCCGCCGACGAGGAAGTATATTATTGATGGCCGCGAAGACGAGTTGCCACAGGTGATGAAGGAGTTCCGTGAAGCGGGTATGCAGACGTTTACGGACAGCTTGATTGACCTTGTTGAGATGGAAAAGATCCATCCACGTGTGGCACAGGAAGTCGCACCGTCACCGGAAGAGGTGAAGATGCGTTTGCGTGGCATTAACTCGAAATAA